The Pleurodeles waltl isolate 20211129_DDA chromosome 7, aPleWal1.hap1.20221129, whole genome shotgun sequence genome contains the following window.
TTCAAAGATTCATGAGCGTCGGCTACTGTCAGCGTTATGTGGAAGATGATAGCTGTCCATTCATGAGCCTATTTGGAGGCTAGAGATTGCGTGAAAAATGTCTAAACTCGCAATAGTGTAATCCAAAACTGAGTTTGTGTTTGACATAATTCGAGTGGGGCTGCTCGCTGATCATCTTTACATTGCCTGTTCAGGGCACAAAAATCAAATTGCTTAAGAGTATCCAGTTGCGCTTCTcctagattgtgtgtgtgtgtgtggttttttttttttttttttttttttttacttatctgtCTGACCTGCAGTGCAGTTTTCCATGTTTTATAATTTAAAATGCTCAACTGTTCTGAGTAAACCCCAGAACGGATCAGATTAGGGTTAAAATTGCCAGTTAGGAGCCAGTTGGCATCTGGATAACTAGTTTTCAGGTTCTCAAgtttgtcttttcaggttctctatCATTTTGCACTCCAAAGGGGTGTAGATATGTTAAGGACAATTCATGAATCTGAATTAGCTTCTTTCCAGTTGTGTAtaattattccattttttttttactggttctacagctgttttgcaaaatCCCATATTCATAGTTTGCAGATGTATGCTTTTCTGAAATAGTCCTTGCTGTTTCAGAGCTGCATCAGAGTACTTGGAATGGATGGAGTGCGGAGTTGGCAAGTCATCTCACTACAGTATAGTCGCACAGTGTTCAGTTCCGAAGTAGCGTTATCTGTTGTGATAGCTTGGACGCAGACAGGTTATCAAATGTAACTTAGTTGCAGAACACAAGCCCTCACCTACCAACTagtgcatgcttcatcattgggatatTCTTCACATCGGGCAGGTTGTGCAATGCCCAAAGAGAGATCTTTGTCGGAGTTCTTTTCAGAGCAGCTTAGGAGTCTGAAGAGCCAAGCTAATGTGTGTGCAAAGTAGATTAGCTAAAAAGGtgaaggaaaaagggttaaaactaaCTAATGGAAGGAACCTTTATTCTTAGGGGGCCTTTGTCGGTGTGGACCTTGGGAGAGAACAAGATGTTTATTGCTTTATAGTGCCCATTACTGGCTCTATAGCAATTCAGGACACCTCCCCCCAATGACATGGCGTTTGTGACCCAAGAGGCAAGTCTGTTGTCATACACCCTCAGGGTGGCCTAGGTTGTTATAAATGAAACAACATTATACTTTATTAAATCAAATTCCATAAAGTGTTTTATACAGTGCACACCCTGAATTCATGTATTTAAAAATtgcaaggtgctctcatatgtgataatgaattcaaaggaggcaaagtgaaataaaaaactTTCTACTTGAGGCGAATCTCGTTCACCATTGTAAAATTTATATTGTGCACAGTTTCaagtgctcagtgtgcttcatatAAACAAGTCAGAGAATGAGCACAATTAGTGTGAGTTGCACACAAACATTAACAAATAGGTTATGGTTAAAATCAAAATCCTTTTGCCCAAATATGAGAGGAAAAACGTAAGCGTATCCTTGCAATACATTATTCACCTGTGGATTTCTGTCCACATGCTAACGTTAGTTATGTACTGCTATTAACAATGTCAGTGTAGACACCCATTAACATTAAGGTTATAGACAATTTGATCTACATGTACCTCGCTGGATACCTCCCAGTATGAAAAGCATTTAGCAAACGCACACATAAAATTGGATGATGTAGTCAGTGTCACTGAACATGTTATGCAGTTATGCATGATGTAATATTTGAAGCCATAAACAGTGCACGAGGTGACCAgaagtttgtatgtgtgtgtgtatatatatatatatagtatggatATAATTTGTCATAAACATTCGTTTTTAACATAATTCAACACgagtcattttaacctttgtttttactgtgatattattattatttttttataatatctctacctttttaggtttttttgttgtttttgttttcacaGTGAATGTCTGTGTTTTGTTTGGTCATATTCAGCCAACACTTCATGCATAGTGGTGGGATTAGGACaggcccaccctcatgggtggCCAAACATTAGCCATCACTCTGCGGTGAGCTTTATGCCCCTGCCCCCTCTTCCTGCCTGCAGTCAGTTCTGTCTGCATACACTTGCCGTCTCACTCCTGCACTCCTTGCAGCCACTGCTCCAGATGCTACTCCTCCTTGGTCATCTTGAAGTCCTCCCCCATGCCACCTCTTTTCACCCTCTGTTGTCTGTATGTGTACCCTTGCTTCCTTACTCCTGTTCTCCGCGCCACTGCTTGTCCTCATTTTAACTTCTTACAGCACTAACCCTGCTTTCTATGTCAGAAATCACCTTTCTCATGTTTTTCACTTCGAAAGTAAATGCTTTAGATTTTGCAGCTTTAAATCCACCAAGATGGCTTCTAGATGCAGCACTTCTGTCATAAATACAAAATGTTACCTCTCTATTAGTTCATTAGAACACAGTGGAAGGCTCTCGTAGAACACTGGGTAGTTAACTGACAGGCTCCTGCTTCTGTTGAAGTACGTTTTACTTAATAGGTCAAACTTTATTCTCACATGGGTGAGGACCGTCTTGTGAATTTACAGTGAATGTGCTTTCATTTTAGCTTTTGGAGAACTGGCCATCGCTTCTATGAAAACACATTGATAGAAAACTGTTTTCTTAAACAAGGTTCATCAAATCACAGCTGAAGTTACGCCTTATTCACTAGGTAAAACCATCTAAGAAACAAGTTAATTTCAAAAACTAGTATGGTATAGCCAACAAATGATTATATGGTGTCTAAAATATGTTATCACCTTTTGTGTGGGCCAATTTTTTTAcattcaaaacctgccattcactaaagTACTTTTCAGTGGGGATCATGACTGCGCATCCTGTAACCACTGCCACAACATGTCCATTTTGCGACGAGCTAATAAAGTATAGGGTTCCCCGTGTTCCCCTTAAGCTCACCGTGTCTCCATGTATAAATTCATTTTCAAGACACAAGGTCTGTCCCTGAATCTTGTAATGATTGGCACAACATAATGTTTAGGTTATATCCAGCAAATAGGGATTGATTATTCTCCTCTAAAGTGGCTAGTCAGAATAGATCTAAATAATTACAGTCTATATATAACTGTTTTTGTAACCCCCTTCATGACAACCACCACGCtcacctctttttaaaaaaaatatatatatatatatatttgttgaaaGGCTGAATGgttgtacaccaaataacaaaacacaCTCTTAATGTCAAAATTGGTGTAACTGCATTCAGCTGTTTTCTTTTTCTATATCACTTTTGCAAagttccctatgggaattaacatgggaaatcaaaATTTTGAATCCCCCTCCAAAACCCTGTCCTCCCCGCCCATCCCCGCTTGACGTATCCTCACAAAAGTTTCCAGGAAGGAGCCCGAGTggatgaaatgttttttttggatATGTTCATGAAGATTCTTTAAACTGTCCCCAAGTTATTAGCGAAGTAAACAATGCAAGTGCTGACctcactataactacacagtggtgactaaCCCGGTCTGTTAttagagaaaaaagaaatatataaaatcaCTTTAGCTGTCAACATGACGGCACAGCATTTTTCTTGAGAATCAAGACTTCCAGAGACTCCAAAGCTGGGAAGCTTAGATGCTACTTTGCTGAAGCTGTTTTATTTGAATGgtcattttgaggtttccaaagattGCAAGCGATAGTAATAAGTTCTTTTATTCCATCCACTGATAATTGTTTCCGTGTGTTCATTAACACATGTTAGTTTTACAGTTGTCTACAGAAGTAACCGTTCCGACAACCATCAATTATATATAAATCTATTGAGGAATGTGTTTGGCGTTTTGCTGCTTGTGGATTTAATTAATGCTAGTCACTCAAGATTTCAGGGTGGTATGGTTATGCAGATTTAGACTGAAATATGTAATCAATTGTAATTTCTATGCTTTCTTCTGCACTTGTTTGATGCCAGCAGTACATTATTCAGCAGATCCTAGAAAAgtatcccccccacacacacacacaaaacacatccacCATCTGAATTCACcgttaacaaatgagatttttggAAAAGCCTGTTTTCAGAAACTTACTTTCCAATTCTTCTAACTTTCAGAGTTTTCCACTGAAGACTGAAAATGCCCGTCTGCTACAGTCTTGTTGCAGCTAAGTTCCTTGTCCCAAAAAAGCCATGGAAGAGATGATGTATCTGTGCTTCCAAATTAAAGTAAATCTCGATGGATACAAAATATAAAGACGACTTATTTAGAAAGTATGTGCACTTTCACGAGTCAAAAGTGGATGCATCTGAGAACAAACAATGCTACAATGATGACTATCTTAGAACTGCTGCTTCAGCCTTACTCAGCCTCCATAAAATTGATCCTTGCTATAGATTCCGGTTGATAAAATTTTATGAGGTGGCCGAAAATTCACTGAAATCGACGAAGTCATCAAATTTGCACACACTCTACGAGGCTATTGAAATGTTAGAGACTGTTGGGATTAATCTTTTTCTTTATCCATGGAAGAAAGAATTTAAAACCATTAAGGTGAGCTctttacaatatatatttttttcttttcagtttttttgctTAAATTGTAATGTTTAATGATATTGATTTTTGTGAAGTAATGCTATCAGAAATGCTTACCATGTTAAAAGTATAGAAGAAGATGACTGTCAGTTTGGATAGGCACACTTATAGAATTGGATGAGGAATCGAATTAAGATTTGACAAAGGCAAGGTACGTAAGAGTATTTGGCTTAACCTTCAGAAAGTGTCCTGTCAAGACCATTTGTTATTTGGAATTGGGGCTCCAAACCAGGTCTTTGAGTTGTTTTGGTTTTCAAGTCTCAAAATATTAGTATTCATGGTCATCCTGAAGGAGGGTAAAGAGTTGATGGGGCGAAAAATGTACATGTTGTACTTTCTGTTTAAGGAACCCAAAAAGAGGAATTTTTGTTACCTTGATATTGTAGTTCATGTTTTTACGATGATGACTGGGTTatgattagggctcccggttttatggtatttattttttgaccATTGCTgtctgtatttgtctgtatttatttttttgggatcttattggtatttattcatatttacttTGTGTTCTGTGAACAGGTAGAGAGTGATAACTTGTATATTTTTCCATCTATTTAATGAAGACAAGggtactcatactttgatgcctgacaGGTTTTTAGCACATTACACCAAGAATATTAATACAATAAGAAACCTGCATGAAAAAAATAGCATTATAACACTAATACACGTTGAGATATGTAGTAATTTAAGCAAACGGCATTCAGCTTTGTAACCCCCACTCTGCTAATATGTACAGCTATTGGCCTGAAATTCATGAATCTCAGTATGGAGAGTCACTTAAAAGAAGCCAAATTATCTGTATTtttcctgcttttaaaaataaatacagaccgaAAACTCAACGTTTTCTCTGTGTATTGATTTGTAAAAACGGAAAACGGGGAACCCTAGATATGATTGGCAGAGCAGTGATTTATGATCAGGCTTATGTGGGTTAAAGGTTTCTCTGAAGTAAGTTGGGGCAGGTTCAGAGATGGTTGTTAAACAAACATAAATATTCTTTTCGAGACCTAGTGGTGGATACCAAATCATCCTTGTGATGACTCTGTATATTGGGTATGTTTAATAGTATTTGAATGGAAATTTGATTGTATGAATTATATACACTGCAAGGCGTTTTAGAAAGGTCACTTTTATTACCCCTGGCAAGTATTTCAAGTCTTTGTTAGGTGTTgcctttttgcatttttaattgaaataaatGTGGTAACGGTCCGTGTAAGTGGAATAAATGATTTGGAGATGTATGCTGGAGTTTCTGAGCGCTCAAATGTTTTTCATGACGCAGGAGATGCAGTCAAGGAGATTGGCTGTATGTTATGGAAGCAAAGCGACATAGGGCATGTGAAATGGAGTAATCAAAGTGCCAGACAATGACTGTTTGCAGTTGGAGGTTAGTGTTGGAAGATGTGCAGTTGATGAAGGTGTGTTGCATACAGGTGGTACAAGAAAACATTGGGTATAGATGTTACAGCAATGGTGTATAATATGTTAACGAAGTGTGCCCATGTCTGGAGCCTTAAAGTGTACCCGGGTAGGTGCTGAGTGGCATAGAGCTCAAAGCGCAACAAGAGACGAAGGGGCTTGAGATGCAAGATGAAAATTTGTGAAACTGACCCTGTTGTACTTTGAGTGGTACGGTGAGCTGTGTCAAAAGCAGCATAAAGTTTGAAGGGCAAGAGAGTAGATCTCTGATGAACTGAGAGGATGAAATTTGGTACATAACTTGAGCATGTTCTTCAGTTGTTTATAATTTAAGGTTTAATGAAGTTGAGTTACGTAGACTGTAGATAGTAAATGAGACATTCATATGAATACAGTGGGGTGCTACCcggtttgttttttttgtatttttttt
Protein-coding sequences here:
- the SPATA2 gene encoding spermatogenesis-associated protein 2 isoform X4, whose product is MDTKYKDDLFRKYVHFHESKVDASENKQCYNDDYLRTAASALLSLHKIDPCYRFRLIKFYEVAENSLKSTKSSNLHTLYEAIEMLETVGINLFLYPWKKEFKTIKCFQRICRIGEEEKVGASGTQEIVHWEKERKQEACFRKGWRLRDPADHPLGEGEKTRSPF